The Pseudomonas sp. R4-35-07 genome contains a region encoding:
- a CDS encoding response regulator: MNLDLRILIIDDQRPNLDLVEQLLAREGLTNVLSSTQPLRTLELFNSFVPDLVILDLHMPEFDGFAVLEQLNRRIPQGEYLPILVLTADATRDTRLRALALGARDFISKPLDALETMLRVWNLLETRVLYKTLRTLVPAEQIELLQRCGSTAIRRC; this comes from the coding sequence GTGAACCTCGACCTGCGTATCCTGATCATCGACGACCAACGCCCGAACCTCGACCTGGTGGAGCAACTGCTGGCGCGCGAGGGGCTCACCAACGTGCTGAGCAGCACCCAGCCGCTGCGCACCCTGGAGTTGTTCAACAGCTTCGTGCCGGACCTGGTGATCCTCGACCTGCACATGCCGGAGTTCGACGGCTTTGCCGTGCTGGAACAACTCAACCGGCGCATCCCTCAAGGCGAATACCTGCCGATCCTGGTACTCACCGCCGACGCAACCCGCGACACGCGCCTGCGCGCCCTGGCCCTGGGCGCCCGGGATTTCATCAGCAAACCCCTCGACGCATTGGAGACCATGCTGCGGGTGTGGAACCTGCTGGAAACCCGGGTGCTGTACAAGACCCTGCGGACGCTGGTGCCGGCGGAACAGATTGAACTGCTGCAGCGCTGCGGTTCGACGGCGATACGGCGCTGCTAG
- a CDS encoding ATP-binding protein — protein sequence MKKYWADLPLRGKALVVISLPLVVLLLSLVLIYTTERQTARAEEDVRRVLRVQGDIQAVHTLLAEAAASVRGYLLTHREDFLPTYLNAKPQIESALRRLDRNVRDQRVREQLSAIKPLIEAKVDGLEQMLKDSKATPQAISAILISNKHILDALRQHISTMLTLEDSLLAERSAAASDTRQRLLLSTWLAAICGLFGAIVAVLFLSKGIVARVQNVQRNAQRLAQGSPLLPQPPEKDEIGQLGTRLVEAGLLLAERERALRDNEERLRLIIDGVKDYGIFALDTAGHVTSWNNGAQRIKGYTEQEIIGQHFSLFYLPEECPQHPDLALREATRNGDYTEEGWRCRKDGTRFWASVVITAQHDATGALRGFSKITRDITDRRAAEIALRTAREEAERASRAKSEFLSRMSHELRTPLNSILGFAQLLDMDVPKTQQANVGHILRAGQHLLTLINEVLDIAKIEAGSLALNIAPLPLASALQEALTLVSPMAADAGVQLQPLPALAADTGIVADRQRLTQVLLNLLSNAIKYNRREGQVSLEISIHGQRISVSVCDTGNGIAADHIGQLFKPFERLGADPNVEGSGLGLALSKSLLENMDGQLKVQSQPGIGSRFTLELPFVRLAHAHSGATPGIEPELKRPAPVASTFQGKVLCIEHNLSSLALIETLLQRRPGIRLLSSMQGQLGLDLAAQHAPQLILLDVALPDIDGLKVLQRLRQSPISRDTPVLMLTADASDLTRQALLQAGATAVLNKPINVPGFLAHLDQAFPEPA from the coding sequence ATGAAAAAATATTGGGCCGACCTGCCGTTACGCGGCAAAGCGCTGGTGGTCATTTCGCTGCCCCTGGTGGTGCTGTTGCTGTCCCTGGTGCTGATCTACACCACGGAGCGCCAGACCGCCCGCGCCGAAGAAGATGTGCGCCGCGTGTTACGCGTGCAAGGCGATATCCAGGCCGTGCATACCCTGCTCGCCGAAGCCGCCGCCAGCGTGCGCGGTTACCTGCTCACCCACCGCGAAGACTTCCTGCCCACCTACCTGAACGCCAAGCCGCAGATCGAGTCAGCCCTGCGCCGGCTCGACCGCAATGTGCGCGATCAACGCGTGCGCGAGCAGCTCAGCGCGATCAAACCGCTGATCGAGGCCAAGGTCGACGGGCTGGAGCAGATGCTCAAGGACAGCAAGGCCACACCGCAAGCCATCAGTGCCATCCTGATCAGCAACAAACACATCCTCGATGCCCTGCGCCAACACATCAGCACCATGCTCACCCTTGAAGACTCGCTGCTGGCCGAGCGCAGCGCTGCGGCATCCGATACCCGCCAAAGACTGTTGCTGTCCACCTGGCTGGCGGCGATCTGCGGGCTGTTCGGGGCGATTGTCGCGGTGTTGTTTCTGTCCAAGGGCATTGTGGCCCGGGTGCAGAATGTGCAGCGCAATGCCCAGCGCCTGGCCCAGGGCTCGCCGCTGCTGCCACAGCCCCCGGAAAAAGACGAAATCGGCCAGTTGGGCACCCGCCTGGTGGAGGCCGGGTTATTGCTGGCCGAACGCGAACGCGCATTGCGCGACAACGAAGAGCGCCTGCGGCTGATCATCGACGGGGTCAAGGACTACGGGATCTTCGCCCTCGACACAGCGGGCCATGTCACCAGTTGGAACAACGGCGCGCAGCGGATCAAGGGCTATACCGAACAGGAGATCATCGGTCAGCATTTTTCACTCTTCTACCTGCCCGAGGAATGTCCGCAGCACCCCGACCTGGCATTGCGCGAAGCCACACGCAACGGCGATTACACCGAAGAAGGCTGGCGCTGCCGCAAGGACGGCACGCGGTTCTGGGCCAGCGTGGTGATCACCGCGCAACACGATGCTACCGGGGCGCTGCGCGGGTTCTCCAAGATCACCCGCGACATTACCGACCGCCGAGCGGCGGAGATCGCCCTGCGCACCGCCCGCGAGGAAGCCGAACGCGCCAGCCGTGCCAAAAGTGAATTCCTCTCGCGCATGAGCCATGAGCTGCGCACCCCGCTCAACTCGATCCTGGGCTTCGCACAGTTGTTGGACATGGACGTGCCCAAGACGCAACAGGCCAATGTCGGGCACATTCTGCGCGCCGGCCAGCATCTGCTTACGCTGATCAACGAAGTGTTGGACATCGCCAAGATCGAGGCCGGCAGCCTGGCGTTGAACATCGCACCGCTCCCGCTGGCGAGTGCCCTGCAAGAGGCGTTGACGCTGGTGTCGCCGATGGCCGCCGACGCGGGCGTGCAGCTCCAGCCGCTGCCGGCACTGGCGGCGGATACGGGCATCGTCGCCGACCGCCAACGCCTGACCCAGGTGCTGCTGAACCTGCTGTCCAATGCGATCAAATACAACCGCCGCGAGGGCCAGGTGAGCCTTGAGATCAGTATTCACGGTCAGCGGATCAGCGTGTCAGTGTGCGATACCGGCAACGGCATCGCCGCCGATCACATCGGGCAACTGTTCAAGCCGTTCGAACGCCTGGGGGCCGACCCGAATGTGGAAGGCAGCGGCCTGGGCCTGGCGCTGAGTAAAAGCCTGCTGGAAAACATGGATGGCCAACTCAAGGTGCAGAGCCAGCCCGGCATCGGTTCGCGCTTCACCCTGGAACTGCCCTTCGTGCGTTTGGCCCACGCCCACAGTGGCGCCACACCTGGCATCGAGCCCGAATTAAAGCGCCCTGCCCCCGTCGCCAGCACGTTCCAAGGCAAGGTGTTGTGCATCGAACACAACCTCTCCAGCCTGGCGCTGATCGAGACCCTGCTGCAACGCCGGCCCGGCATTCGCCTGCTGTCGAGCATGCAGGGCCAGCTGGGGCTGGACCTCGCCGCGCAGCATGCGCCACAGCTGATCCTGCTGGATGTGGCGCTGCCCGACATCGATGGCTTGAAGGTGCTGCAACGCTTGCGCCAGTCACCAATCAGCCGCGACACACCGGTGCTGATGCTCACCGCCGACGCCAGCGACCTGACCCGCCAAGCATTGCTGCAGGCAGGCGCCACCGCCGTATTGAACAAACCGATCAACGTGCCTGGGTTTCTTGCCCACCTCGACCAAGCTTTTCCGGAGCCTGCGTGA
- a CDS encoding response regulator transcription factor yields MTHVLRLVLADDHEVTRTGFVSLLAGHPQFEVVGQASDGLQAVELCERLLPDIVILDIRMPGLNGLGAARLLQQRLPEVKVVMFTMDDSPEYLEAAMQAGAVGYLLKDASRAEVIQALQLVAAGGEALNTAVSARLLRRMTERQASGAAPGEPLTPRERQVLGLVANGMSNRAIGEQLGITTGTAKAHVERVIGKLGAADRTQAAVRGIALGLVTPP; encoded by the coding sequence ATGACCCATGTCTTGCGCCTGGTGTTGGCGGACGATCATGAAGTCACGCGCACCGGCTTCGTCTCCCTGCTGGCCGGCCACCCGCAGTTTGAGGTGGTCGGCCAAGCCAGCGATGGCCTGCAAGCGGTGGAGCTGTGTGAGCGACTGCTGCCAGACATCGTCATCCTCGACATCCGCATGCCCGGCCTCAACGGTTTGGGCGCCGCCCGCTTGCTGCAACAACGCCTGCCGGAGGTGAAGGTGGTGATGTTCACCATGGACGACAGCCCCGAGTACCTCGAGGCGGCCATGCAAGCCGGTGCAGTGGGCTACCTGCTCAAAGATGCCAGCCGCGCCGAGGTGATCCAGGCGTTGCAACTGGTGGCCGCCGGCGGCGAAGCGCTTAACACGGCGGTCAGCGCCCGGCTGTTGCGGCGCATGACCGAACGCCAGGCCAGCGGCGCCGCTCCCGGCGAGCCACTGACCCCACGGGAGCGCCAGGTGCTCGGCCTGGTCGCCAACGGCATGAGCAACCGGGCCATCGGCGAACAGTTGGGCATCACCACCGGCACGGCCAAGGCCCATGTGGAGCGGGTGATCGGCAAACTCGGCGCGGCCGACCGCACCCAGGCCGCCGTGCGGGGCATCGCCCTGGGCCTGGTGACGCCACCATGA
- a CDS encoding sensor histidine kinase — translation MHDNPHDPASALAMRAHFRQSESRTARLRLLVDTGQQLRELAPDAMRERVLARACGFLAMDHGLLQEWDADGIAHTSARHGNPARLSSLADLGDRSLRTPCWQERPSEDLPSVLQVPLRAGDGPAIGVLVLGNSVSLRTPEHEDSESLQLLATLLAAHLENERLLSTLKTRDKTLSDLVNRLLRAQEDERKRVAYDLHDGLAQTLAGLHQRLQGFAGRCPPLPDALAADLQAILTLAQHSVGEGRQLIAGLRPTVLDDFGLFKALDKEADRLRDAGINVLWRAHCDTRLPSQVEIALFRIGQEAINNVLKHARASRVQLTLALRDGHASLRVDDNGKGFTSEPSLDDTQHLGLATMQERASLLGGSFTCASATDGGTRLHARVPAHWNGVPQ, via the coding sequence GTGCATGACAACCCCCATGACCCCGCCAGCGCCTTGGCCATGCGCGCGCATTTCCGCCAGTCGGAAAGTCGTACGGCGCGCCTGCGCCTGTTGGTGGATACCGGGCAGCAATTGCGCGAACTGGCCCCCGACGCCATGCGCGAACGCGTACTCGCGCGGGCCTGTGGGTTTCTGGCGATGGACCACGGGCTGCTGCAGGAGTGGGACGCCGACGGCATCGCACACACCAGCGCCCGCCATGGCAACCCGGCGCGATTGAGCAGCCTCGCCGACCTCGGCGACCGCAGCCTGCGCACGCCGTGTTGGCAGGAACGGCCATCAGAGGACTTGCCCAGTGTGTTGCAAGTGCCGTTGCGCGCCGGCGACGGCCCTGCCATTGGCGTACTGGTGCTGGGCAATAGCGTCAGCCTGCGCACGCCGGAGCATGAGGACAGCGAATCGCTGCAACTGCTCGCCACCTTGCTGGCTGCCCACCTTGAAAACGAGCGGCTGCTGAGCACCCTCAAGACGCGCGACAAAACCCTGTCCGACCTGGTCAACCGCTTGCTCCGCGCCCAGGAGGATGAACGCAAGCGTGTGGCCTACGACCTGCACGATGGCCTGGCGCAAACCCTCGCGGGTCTGCACCAACGGCTGCAAGGCTTCGCCGGGCGTTGCCCGCCGCTGCCGGACGCATTGGCCGCCGACCTGCAGGCGATACTGACCCTGGCCCAACACTCGGTCGGCGAGGGCCGGCAACTGATCGCGGGCCTGCGCCCCACGGTGCTGGATGATTTCGGTCTGTTCAAAGCCCTCGATAAAGAAGCCGACCGCCTGCGTGACGCCGGCATCAACGTGCTCTGGCGGGCGCACTGTGACACGCGCTTACCCAGCCAGGTGGAGATCGCCTTGTTTCGGATCGGCCAGGAAGCCATCAACAATGTGCTCAAGCATGCGCGCGCCAGCCGGGTGCAATTGACCCTGGCACTGCGTGACGGTCACGCGTCGCTGCGGGTTGATGACAATGGCAAGGGCTTCACGTCGGAGCCGTCACTCGATGACACCCAGCACCTGGGCCTCGCCACCATGCAGGAGCGCGCCAGCCTGCTGGGCGGCAGCTTCACCTGCGCCAGCGCCACCGACGGCGGTACCCGACTGCACGCTCGCGTGCCAGCCCACTGGAACGGAGTCCCTCAATGA
- a CDS encoding SgcJ/EcaC family oxidoreductase, with translation MTFKIAPLALIFALSAPIVHAAETAPYVYREVAQAPANVKDREIAGLFDRWNSALQTGNVKSVVDLYAPGAVLQPTVSNQVRTTPEQITDYFDHFLMLKPVGQINYREIRQLGSNVAMDSGVYTFTLTESDGKVRQVQARYTFVYEQVGGQWKILNHHSSAMPEVQAKHAGK, from the coding sequence ATGACATTCAAGATCGCGCCGCTTGCCCTGATATTTGCCCTGAGCGCACCGATTGTTCACGCTGCCGAGACAGCCCCCTATGTCTACCGTGAGGTGGCCCAGGCGCCGGCCAATGTGAAAGACCGCGAGATTGCCGGGCTGTTCGACCGCTGGAACAGCGCCTTGCAGACCGGCAACGTTAAATCGGTAGTGGACCTCTACGCACCGGGCGCCGTGTTGCAGCCGACCGTGTCGAACCAGGTGCGCACCACGCCGGAGCAGATCACCGACTACTTCGACCACTTCCTGATGCTCAAGCCGGTGGGCCAGATCAACTACCGCGAGATCCGCCAACTGGGCAGCAACGTCGCCATGGACAGCGGCGTGTACACCTTCACCCTGACCGAATCGGACGGCAAGGTACGCCAGGTGCAGGCACGCTATACCTTTGTCTATGAGCAGGTGGGCGGGCAGTGGAAAATTCTTAACCATCACTCTTCGGCGATGCCGGAGGTGCAGGCCAAACACGCCGGGAAGTAA
- a CDS encoding helix-turn-helix domain-containing protein, whose protein sequence is MLDLSFSKPSEVVKRLCDRLRTERLALDMTQADLAGRAGIGTNTVSNLEAGRNVGFENLVRVAMALGRTKELEGLFLPKLDSIEDIRRYENSANRLRTKRKPGNA, encoded by the coding sequence ATGTTGGATTTAAGCTTCAGCAAGCCGAGCGAGGTCGTCAAGCGCCTCTGCGATCGCTTGCGCACAGAGCGCCTGGCGCTGGACATGACACAAGCCGACCTGGCCGGACGTGCCGGCATCGGCACCAACACCGTGTCCAACCTTGAAGCCGGGCGCAATGTCGGGTTCGAGAACCTGGTCCGGGTGGCGATGGCCCTTGGCCGGACCAAGGAACTCGAAGGCCTGTTCCTGCCTAAGCTGGACAGCATCGAGGATATTCGACGCTACGAAAACAGCGCCAATCGTCTGCGTACCAAGAGGAAGCCCGGCAATGCTTGA
- a CDS encoding type II toxin-antitoxin system HipA family toxin, which translates to MLEQVNVFYEGWGERWQWGTLVSTTALTGRPLILFEYSHQARQRGLELSSYTLPLEGAQLRRDFPDHQLYLPGPVYDALPDGWGMMLMDRLFRRRGLTTARIGPLERLAYVGSSAMGAMTFEPVVPEGLESTVHISLEQLASEVHQVLHGDGGEFLQTLMLVGGSPQGARPKALVYRDPETGRFTTAVTPGFEAWLIKFPAKEEQAEVCAIEMVYAQCLRLCGIETADTQYFSLPGGLAAFASKRFDRRDGVRIPMQSLAAFTGANYRSPGVLDYVNFLRATQMCTNDVREMAVAFERAVFNVAFNNRDDHPKNFAYVMSKGGQWRLSPAYDVTFCEGPGGYHQMDVMGEALSISRAHMLRLAEEAELPPEVAGRVIDGICEVASRFASIAEDLYPQAITRDTLRMIQGRIDQNVALLQPDQKGTLSSGSKPPRRKSPFKK; encoded by the coding sequence ATGCTTGAGCAGGTGAATGTCTTCTACGAGGGCTGGGGCGAGCGGTGGCAATGGGGCACGCTGGTGTCCACGACCGCCTTGACCGGTCGCCCATTGATCCTGTTCGAGTACAGCCATCAAGCCAGGCAAAGGGGTTTGGAACTGTCCTCCTATACGCTGCCGTTGGAGGGGGCTCAACTGCGCCGCGACTTTCCAGACCACCAACTGTACTTGCCAGGGCCTGTTTACGACGCGTTGCCGGATGGGTGGGGCATGATGCTGATGGACCGACTGTTCAGGCGTCGCGGGCTCACCACCGCGCGCATCGGCCCACTGGAACGGCTGGCCTACGTCGGCAGCAGCGCGATGGGCGCCATGACGTTCGAGCCCGTGGTACCCGAAGGGCTGGAATCCACTGTCCACATTTCGCTGGAGCAGCTTGCCAGCGAAGTGCACCAAGTGCTCCATGGCGATGGGGGCGAGTTCCTGCAGACGTTGATGCTGGTGGGCGGCTCGCCTCAAGGCGCCAGGCCCAAGGCCCTCGTCTATCGCGATCCGGAAACGGGAAGGTTCACCACCGCCGTCACGCCGGGTTTTGAAGCGTGGTTGATCAAGTTCCCGGCCAAAGAAGAACAGGCCGAGGTGTGCGCCATCGAAATGGTGTATGCCCAATGCCTGCGCCTGTGCGGTATCGAGACCGCTGACACGCAGTATTTCAGTCTGCCCGGTGGGTTGGCAGCGTTTGCCAGCAAGCGATTTGACCGCCGGGACGGCGTGCGCATCCCCATGCAAAGCCTTGCGGCCTTTACGGGGGCCAATTACCGGTCTCCTGGGGTGCTGGACTATGTCAACTTCTTGCGGGCAACGCAGATGTGTACCAATGATGTGCGAGAAATGGCGGTGGCCTTCGAGCGTGCCGTCTTCAATGTTGCGTTCAACAACAGAGACGATCATCCCAAGAATTTTGCCTATGTCATGTCCAAAGGCGGTCAGTGGAGACTGTCCCCGGCTTATGACGTGACCTTCTGCGAGGGGCCAGGCGGTTACCACCAGATGGACGTGATGGGCGAAGCCCTGTCGATTTCTCGCGCACACATGCTCAGGCTTGCCGAGGAAGCCGAGCTGCCCCCGGAGGTTGCAGGCCGAGTGATTGACGGCATTTGTGAGGTAGCGAGCCGGTTTGCAAGCATCGCCGAAGACCTGTACCCACAGGCGATTACCCGAGACACCTTGCGCATGATCCAAGGCCGCATCGATCAGAACGTAGCCCTGCTACAACCCGATCAAAAGGGGACGCTCAGCTCAGGATCGAAGCCGCCACGGAGAAAGAGCCCGTTCAAAAAGTGA
- a CDS encoding TetR/AcrR family transcriptional regulator: MSTLTRHHWIAAGFEALDQVGHPGVSAESLSRRLNVTRGSFYHHFRNREDFVRALLAAWEEDYTERMLAYAAQGRGAGETLKRYLSIAAEKQPGREISIRAWSLHDPLVGEFQQRVDARRLDFAIRTCRSVVHGPGEAEVMGQMAHLCLIGGQQAGLRRDAARFNRFLHRAVSLFERALSPWRLRS; encoded by the coding sequence GTGAGCACACTAACGCGGCACCATTGGATCGCGGCGGGTTTTGAGGCGCTCGATCAAGTGGGGCATCCTGGCGTGTCGGCCGAGAGTCTGTCGCGCCGACTGAATGTGACCCGTGGATCCTTCTACCACCATTTCCGCAATCGCGAAGATTTTGTCCGCGCCTTGCTGGCCGCCTGGGAGGAAGACTACACGGAGCGCATGCTCGCTTATGCCGCGCAGGGTCGTGGCGCGGGCGAAACCTTGAAACGCTACTTGAGTATTGCCGCTGAGAAACAACCCGGGCGTGAAATTTCGATCCGCGCCTGGTCGCTGCACGACCCGTTGGTGGGCGAGTTCCAGCAACGCGTGGACGCAAGGCGCCTGGACTTCGCCATACGCACTTGCCGCAGCGTGGTGCACGGGCCCGGCGAAGCCGAAGTGATGGGCCAGATGGCCCATCTGTGCCTGATTGGCGGCCAACAGGCAGGGCTGCGCCGTGATGCCGCGCGCTTCAACCGTTTCCTGCACCGAGCCGTTTCACTTTTTGAACGGGCTCTTTCTCCGTGGCGGCTTCGATCCTGA
- a CDS encoding DJ-1/PfpI family protein, with protein sequence MKKIVLVAFDHFTDIDLFLMWDILGRNTEDWHVRIVGASPIVRSAHGLPVSVHGPLREANSADAVLFVSGKQGIPAALAAPDFLPVFELDPKRQRIGAICAGAFILERLGLLNGLATTHPDARSHLQALGIECMDRPLVFQGNVATAGGCLSALYLVGWLVESWFDVDKRRATLLPVLPTGQQALYDALIGLSIRQGEVGTLTTSR encoded by the coding sequence TTGAAGAAAATCGTCCTGGTTGCTTTCGACCATTTCACCGATATCGACCTGTTCCTGATGTGGGACATTCTAGGCCGCAATACGGAGGACTGGCACGTGCGAATAGTGGGTGCCAGCCCCATCGTGCGATCAGCGCACGGCTTGCCTGTTTCGGTGCACGGTCCGCTTCGCGAGGCCAATAGCGCAGACGCGGTATTGTTCGTCAGCGGTAAGCAAGGCATACCCGCTGCACTTGCCGCCCCGGATTTCCTGCCGGTGTTTGAACTTGACCCCAAACGCCAGCGCATCGGCGCCATCTGCGCCGGCGCTTTCATTCTTGAACGGCTCGGGCTGCTCAACGGCCTGGCCACGACGCACCCGGATGCACGATCACACCTGCAGGCTCTGGGAATTGAGTGCATGGACCGGCCGCTTGTCTTCCAGGGAAACGTTGCAACCGCTGGCGGATGCCTTTCGGCGCTCTATCTGGTGGGATGGCTGGTGGAGTCCTGGTTCGATGTCGACAAGCGCCGTGCGACGTTGCTCCCGGTACTGCCAACCGGCCAGCAAGCGCTCTATGATGCCTTGATCGGGCTCAGTATTCGGCAAGGAGAAGTGGGCACCTTAACGACATCCCGTTGA
- a CDS encoding DUF2867 domain-containing protein → MPRECELVTSVPVPSRSSITHLYQSMHLADAFAIRLPAGTSADADVLVRFILSHQPAWIGWLMTVRDTIVACFGLKTARYLASLADRVGVFKVYSTHRTEIVLGEDDKHLDFRISLLCADEAEPDGSRQLVFSTVVHCHNRLGRAYIMVIAPFHRLVVKASLVRAARVGWPLANRP, encoded by the coding sequence ATGCCCCGAGAATGCGAGCTCGTTACGTCCGTGCCTGTTCCCTCAAGGTCCAGTATCACCCACCTTTATCAATCGATGCACCTGGCGGACGCTTTTGCGATTCGGCTCCCGGCAGGTACATCCGCTGACGCGGATGTGCTGGTGCGATTCATCCTTTCCCACCAGCCAGCGTGGATCGGCTGGCTCATGACGGTGCGCGACACGATCGTTGCCTGTTTTGGTCTCAAGACCGCCAGGTACCTGGCATCACTGGCTGATCGGGTTGGCGTCTTCAAGGTCTACAGCACCCACCGCACCGAAATTGTGTTGGGCGAAGACGACAAGCACCTGGACTTTCGCATATCGCTCCTGTGTGCGGATGAGGCCGAGCCAGATGGCAGTCGCCAACTGGTTTTTTCAACCGTGGTGCACTGCCACAACCGCCTGGGCCGGGCCTACATCATGGTTATCGCGCCGTTCCACCGCTTGGTTGTCAAGGCCAGCCTGGTTCGGGCGGCGCGCGTCGGTTGGCCGCTGGCTAACCGCCCCTGA
- a CDS encoding TolC family outer membrane protein, giving the protein MRIPGLRLDTTTLLTPLCLLALTCAPAQVSADDLYHLYQKALTHDMQFAAAQAQQLATAEKEPQSRADLLPDLSVTGGAAWVDAEDSSDYHRNRNNTNAYAVVLTQPLLRWQNVIAHDQSKLLISASEVHTEQARQDLMLRVARAYFDVLLNQELLNTRTQQLQTLRERLDRSQRLLADGATTANTLAQVQAKYDQAFAEQIGARGALDIANETLTQLTATQARPWSSKEPQFSAPMPAAIGDWDSTAQQGNLAVQSAQIAQRLAEMDIDKERAGHLPTLDLIAAHGRFASVGGDVYDVTLPQNRYNQTVVGVKLSVPLYSGGRTSSRVREAHALQSKAADEVEEARRNAGLMARQAYLQVTNGISQYRALKQVLNSSQINLAAVTHGFEAGSRINTDVLDAQQVVTDTQQRLVQQRYAILMAQLHLLASTGNLNDVRLRDVSRSLN; this is encoded by the coding sequence TTGCGTATTCCAGGCCTGCGTCTCGACACCACCACACTGCTCACGCCCCTGTGCTTGCTGGCCCTGACCTGCGCGCCCGCACAGGTGTCGGCAGATGACCTGTATCACCTCTACCAAAAGGCGCTGACCCATGACATGCAGTTCGCCGCTGCACAGGCCCAGCAATTGGCCACGGCGGAAAAGGAACCGCAAAGCCGCGCCGACCTGCTGCCGGACCTGTCTGTCACCGGCGGCGCGGCCTGGGTCGATGCCGAGGATTCATCCGACTACCACCGCAATCGCAATAACACCAACGCCTACGCGGTGGTCCTTACACAACCACTGCTGCGCTGGCAGAACGTGATTGCCCACGATCAGAGCAAGCTCTTGATCAGCGCCAGTGAAGTCCACACGGAACAGGCGCGCCAGGACCTGATGCTGCGCGTTGCCCGCGCTTATTTCGATGTACTGCTCAACCAGGAACTGTTGAATACACGCACGCAACAACTGCAAACGCTGCGTGAGCGTCTGGACCGCAGCCAACGACTGCTGGCCGATGGCGCCACCACCGCCAACACGCTCGCACAGGTGCAGGCCAAGTATGACCAGGCATTTGCCGAACAGATTGGCGCGCGTGGCGCATTGGACATTGCCAACGAAACACTCACCCAATTGACCGCCACACAGGCGCGCCCGTGGTCAAGCAAAGAGCCGCAGTTCAGTGCCCCAATGCCCGCCGCCATAGGTGATTGGGACAGCACCGCGCAACAAGGCAACCTGGCCGTGCAGTCGGCACAGATTGCCCAGCGCCTGGCTGAAATGGACATCGACAAGGAACGGGCCGGCCACTTGCCGACCCTTGACCTGATCGCCGCCCATGGCCGCTTCGCTTCGGTCGGCGGTGATGTGTACGACGTCACATTGCCGCAAAATCGCTATAACCAGACCGTGGTAGGGGTCAAGTTGAGCGTTCCACTTTACAGCGGCGGTCGCACCAGCAGCCGCGTGCGCGAAGCTCACGCACTGCAAAGCAAGGCGGCGGATGAAGTGGAAGAGGCGCGCCGCAACGCCGGGCTGATGGCGCGTCAGGCCTACCTGCAAGTCACGAACGGCATAAGCCAATACCGGGCACTCAAGCAGGTGCTGAACTCCAGCCAGATCAACCTCGCCGCCGTGACCCACGGCTTCGAAGCCGGCTCGCGTATCAACACCGATGTGCTGGACGCCCAACAGGTGGTCACCGATACCCAGCAACGTCTGGTCCAACAGCGCTATGCCATTCTGATGGCTCAGTTGCACCTGTTGGCCTCCACTGGCAACCTGAACGACGTGCGCCTGCGTGATGTCAGCCGTTCGCTGAACTGA